Below is a genomic region from Synergistaceae bacterium.
ACAATGCTCAACGCACAGAAACTCGCACGTTGAGCATTATTTTTTCTATTCTTTTTTCAGCTATTCTTTTTTCAGATTCGGTCGTTCCTGAATTATTCTACGGTGAAAAGCAGCGTGCCGAAGGGATATTCGGCTTTGTATTCGCCGGGTTCGCCGGGAATCATCTTTCCCAGGGCGCCTGTCAGAAAATACTGTCCGGCCTCGATTTTCTGGCCGTGAGCCAGGACGTTGTTGACCAGCCACAGAAGCGTTTTCCACTGACTGCCCAGCGCGTCCGCGCCCGTCCCCTCGTTGACGACGGCTCCGTTTCGGGTCAGGGTGACTTTCATTCCGTCAAAAGCGCCGTCCACCGGCTGGGGCTTCCCGATGATGAAGGCCCGGCTGCCGATCACCGCCGCCGTCAGGTCGAAGAAACCCAGCTTCGACATGTCCGTGAAGCGAACCTGAGGGACCTCAATGGCGGGATGTACGCTGGCGATAAGCTTTTTGAGCTCCGCCTCGTCTTTCACCGGAGCGGTGACGGGGGCGGCCGTTTTGAAGGCGAATTCGGTTTCCAGCATGATGCCGCCGAAAGTTTTGACCTTTACGGGCGTTGCCGGGTCGGTCACTTCGAGAAAACCGCTTTTGAAGAGGGGAGCGCTGGCGGGGTTGGAGGCTCCGAAACGCTTCATCTGAGCTTCGGCAGTCATGCCGCCCTTGTAGCCGACAATGGTATCCTGCCTTTCAGACATCAGCTTATTCACCAGCAGAGCCTGAACTTCGTAAGCCCGCGCCTCCGTCTTTTCGGCCTCCGGCAGATCAGCCAGAGGAAATGGAGCGTCATTTTTCATGGCCTGATAAATGGCATCACTCACAGCAGCGGCGTCGAAAGCTCCCGCTGCCTCTCCCCTTCGACACAAAAAAACCGCCAGAACCACGAGTAAACACTTCCCATAAAAACCGCCGCGCAATAACATGATCACATCACCTCTCTGCAAGGATATGCCTGAAAACAGGCATTGCACTCCACAACCGGTGAATCCGCTCATACCTGCATATTGCCACTCTGTTCTCTGTTCGCCGCAGCCGGAACAACATCCCGAAGTTACGGACGGGTTTGCGGGCCGCCGCTGTTCAGATATCCTCGAACTCCCATGACGCTGTTTCGGATGAAGAGGCGTTCCCTCTCTCGAAGATCCTCCGGAAGGTGGGTGAACCCGCCCAGAAGAGGGTCGTTCTGAAGCAGGTATTCGGTGATTTCTTCCTCTGAGCGATCCCGCAGCCGTCCGGTGACGGCGATCCACTGCTCGATCTGTTCCTGGGCCAGCTCCACCATCCGCCGGGCTTTCCTCAGAGCTCCCCAGTGAGAGTAGCAGAACCAGTCGTCGTCCCGAAGATGGCAGTTCGTCTCGGTCAGAGAGGTTCGCGCCGCGTCCCCGTCGAACTTTGGAGGCGTGGTGGGGCGTAAATAGGGGAGTCCCGACTCCTGGCGCACCGGCAGAAAAAGCCCCGCCGCCTCGCCCGTGAAGAACAGGCGTTCTTTGCGGAACGAAATGATGAAGGAAAGATGGTGAGGGGCGTGTCCCGGCGTCTCCAGAACCGTGACGCCGGAGAGAGCCGGGCTCTCCAGCAGAGCGTCGGGCGGCGTCGGCAGCGGCGCGCCGTACATCGCGGCGATGTCCCCCAGAGTGTCGAGAGAGGCCTTCCAGAGTTTTTCCGGGTTCAGCAGGTGTTTTCTGCCTTTGGGGTGAACCAGGACCTTTGCTTTGAAGAGGTTGCAGAACTGACCCAGCCCGCCGGAGTGATCCAGGTGGATATGGGTCAGAAGGACGTAATCCACGCCGTCCGTGATTTTGGAGAGCTGTTCCGCGAGCAGCGGAATGGTGTCCGCCGGGCCGGGGTCGATTAAAATTCTCCTGCCCTGGTCATCCACAAAAAACCAGGCGGCGATAAACTGCTGAAATCCCCGTTTCGGCTGAGGCAAATCCAAAAGGTGGAGCCCCTCGGGAAGGTCGGGAAACGGCGCGTCAGATTTGTCGGGATTCATTCTTCGATAACCACTTTCATGCCTCTGGAGGCAAATTTTTTGACTTCTTCCAAATCGTCGTTCAACATGCGGACACAGCCCTCAGAAACCATGGTTCCTATGGATTCGGGAGCGTGGGTGCCATGAATGCCGATTCCTCGCCATTTTCCCGTTTTCAGGCGAATGAACCAGGGTCCGTAGGCTCCCTGAATCTCACCCTTTCCGTCCCGAAAATCGTGGGTCCAGGCGCTGGCGTTCTCAATGGACTGAACCTCGAAAATTCCCGTGGGCGTCCGGTTGTCGCCCCGCCGCTGCTTGTCGCCGCTGTTCCGTCCCACCGCGATCCTGTAGGAATGGTTGACGTTCTTCCCGCGATAGAGGTAGAGCATGTAGGTGCTCTTGTTGATGCGAATCCAGTTTTGGTCGTCCCTCACGCGCATTCTGCGGTCGATGGGGCCCGGAGCCGCGGGAGGAGGCAATTCGGGCAGGAGCGCCGCCTGAAGCTCGGAGGGAACCGCGTCGGGGGAAGCGGAAGGGGTTTGCGTCAGCGGCGCCGGAAATTTGCCCGCGTCCCCGTCCGGCTCGACGACGTCGCCTTCCCGGTGTTTTTCCTCCGTCACGGTTTCCTGCTCTTCGGCGGGGTAGAAAAAGTTGACCCCCAGCGAGATGGCCCCTGCCAGCGCCAGAAGCAGCACGACGTAAAGCAGAGGATGAAATCGGCGCTTATACGCCCACTTTCCCTGCCCTCTG
It encodes:
- a CDS encoding MBL fold metallo-hydrolase is translated as MNPDKSDAPFPDLPEGLHLLDLPQPKRGFQQFIAAWFFVDDQGRRILIDPGPADTIPLLAEQLSKITDGVDYVLLTHIHLDHSGGLGQFCNLFKAKVLVHPKGRKHLLNPEKLWKASLDTLGDIAAMYGAPLPTPPDALLESPALSGVTVLETPGHAPHHLSFIISFRKERLFFTGEAAGLFLPVRQESGLPYLRPTTPPKFDGDAARTSLTETNCHLRDDDWFCYSHWGALRKARRMVELAQEQIEQWIAVTGRLRDRSEEEITEYLLQNDPLLGGFTHLPEDLRERERLFIRNSVMGVRGYLNSGGPQTRP
- a CDS encoding L,D-transpeptidase, translated to MKNFLDWILNQIKSLFRVEGFWVDRGQGKWAYKRRFHPLLYVVLLLALAGAISLGVNFFYPAEEQETVTEEKHREGDVVEPDGDAGKFPAPLTQTPSASPDAVPSELQAALLPELPPPAAPGPIDRRMRVRDDQNWIRINKSTYMLYLYRGKNVNHSYRIAVGRNSGDKQRRGDNRTPTGIFEVQSIENASAWTHDFRDGKGEIQGAYGPWFIRLKTGKWRGIGIHGTHAPESIGTMVSEGCVRMLNDDLEEVKKFASRGMKVVIEE